The Schistocerca americana isolate TAMUIC-IGC-003095 chromosome 5, iqSchAmer2.1, whole genome shotgun sequence genome includes a window with the following:
- the LOC124616028 gene encoding zinc finger protein 845-like, producing MELLNYSNISGESSHCLVCGSHSLSHYVDLTLDTSYTAQSETPVKDKLRAIIGDKWIIPQPNPSVLVCIPCVQLVNQYDIVEGQLYSIRAQLCEKYVSFHGSIESTEIQRATCMDVDKQNAEDSGCTRGKRQAAQKTRSSSGRKKKLGSEKKELLTLEPIHNTCAQGNGKKNKVGPSFHWPQSAVDTFLQNTTHLSEIPGNSHVIQRETDHIIQPYNNNIENTSWKTTQTGSNLSNESSKTHLQDSHNVLPEDELSAEQPEAVYDELHGMLIPGERLRIGIALCVEGSTSYNCCYCGHLFMNDVNLRGHVLSSHQPEVLTAQIPVELGLGTKVNCGVQLSNVTAVSEFAKPFVCIFCDGAFKFKSNIFLHFKEKHTPYKPFSCVDCQENFRRTIELSRHRVYYCPFRKKAQNVHEKKLK from the exons ATGGAGCTACTAAATTACAGTAATATTAGTGGAGAGAGCTCTCACTGCCTCGTTTGTGGTTCGCATTCGTTATCGCATTACGTTGATCTGACTTTAGACACTTCATACACAGCCCAGAGTGAGACACCGGTAAAAGACAAACTGAGAGCAATAATTGGAGATAAGTGGATAATACCACAACCCAACCCTTCGGTTTTAGTGTGTATTCCGTGCGTTCAGTTAGTCAATCAATACGACATTGTTGAAGGTCAGCTGTATAGCATAAGGGCACAGCTATGTGAGAAGTATGTTAGTTTCCATGGCAGCATAGAATCGACAGAAATACAGCGTGCAACATGCATGGATGTGGACAAACAAAACGCCGAAGACAGCGGATGCACAAGAGGCAAACGACAGGCAGCTCAGAAAACACGCAGTTCTTCTGGGAGGAAGAAGAAATTAGGATCTGAGAAAAAGGAACTTCTGACGTTAGAACCTATTCATAATACCTGCGCTCAG ggaaatggaaagaaaaataaaGTGGGTCCCAGTTTTCATTGGCCTCAGAGTGCAGTTGATACCTTCCTGCAAAATACTACTCACTTGTCAGAGATTCCAGGAAATAGCCATGTAATACAAAGAGAAACGGATCACATAATACAGCCTTACAACAATAACATAGAAAATACTTCTTGGAAAACAACACAGACTGGATCAAATCTTTCCAATGAATCAAGCAAAACACATCTTCAAGATTCTCATAATGTATTGCCTGAAGATGAACTAAGTGCAGAACAACCTGAAGCAGTATATGATGAACTTCATGGAATGTTGATTCCAGGTGAAAGATTACGGATAGGAATTGCATTGTGTGTTGAGGGGAGCACATCATACAATTGTTGTTACTGTGGTCATTTATTTATGAATGATGTGAACTTAAGAGGTCATGTTCTTTCTTCTCATCAACCTGAAGTTTTGACAGCGCAGATCCCAGTCGAGCTTGGATTGGGAACAAAAGTTAACTGTGGAGTTCAGTTATCAAATGTTACAGCTGTTTCTGAATTTGCAAAgccatttgtttgtattttttgtgatggagcattcaaatttaagagtaacatatttcttcatttcaagGAGAAACATACGCCATATAAGCCATTTTCGTGTGTGGATTGCCAAGAAAATTTCAGGCGCACTATCGAACTTTCAAGGCATCGAGTGTATTATTGCCCCTTTAGGAAGAAGGCCCAAAATGTACatgaaaagaaattgaaataa